The following proteins are encoded in a genomic region of Bacteroidales bacterium:
- a CDS encoding sigma-70 family RNA polymerase sigma factor — translation MRDDHQLPVTELLDQYNQGQLQAYDQLFSLVYDQLKKVAHNIKFGRSEFETLNTTALVHEAYIKLFNHRNLKWESRRHFYSLAAKAIRHILVDYARKKLALKRRHDQVELKEEPAIHLSYKTAEEIESLEKALKKLEQYNKTVLKIVECRFFAGMSIQETANTLNISPSTVKRNWSMGRLWLHREIKKLQSPSLNKIMR, via the coding sequence ATGAGGGATGACCACCAATTGCCTGTAACTGAATTACTGGACCAGTATAATCAGGGACAACTGCAGGCCTATGACCAGTTATTTTCATTGGTATACGACCAATTGAAGAAGGTAGCCCACAACATCAAATTCGGCCGGTCTGAATTCGAAACGCTCAACACCACCGCCCTGGTCCATGAAGCTTATATCAAATTGTTCAACCACCGGAACCTGAAATGGGAAAGCCGCAGGCATTTTTACAGCCTGGCGGCTAAGGCCATTCGCCACATCCTGGTGGACTATGCCCGTAAAAAACTGGCCCTCAAACGCCGTCACGATCAGGTGGAACTGAAAGAAGAACCCGCAATCCATCTGAGTTATAAGACGGCCGAAGAGATTGAGTCACTGGAAAAGGCATTGAAAAAACTGGAGCAATACAACAAAACGGTGCTTAAGATAGTGGAATGCAGATTCTTCGCCGGGATGAGTATTCAGGAGACTGCCAATACCCTGAATATCTCCCCTTCCACCGTCAAACGCAACTGGTCCATGGGCCGGCTTTGGCTGCACCGGGAAATAAAAAAGCTTCAATCACCATCACTGAATAAAATCATGAGGTAA
- a CDS encoding tetratricopeptide repeat protein encodes MEFIRHDIWESIQHLLPEDLDSDIEVKKALERVKKRFPDYYLQIRELFASHDSASRYFGNLNQSIMQSAQPEDQILEKGDQIGTYRIIRLISCGGMTHVYKGERSDGDFNQVVAIKVMKQNISGELLKEYFQREKQILADLNHPNIANIYDGGITKEDRPYLVMEYIAGLPVTEYCDKNRLTIEQRIRLFHRICQAVNHAHQNLIIHKDLKPANIFVDEHGHIKLMDFGVAHILDESQYSTVEGIRAFTPAWASPEQIKNQKITTASDIYQLGLLFFRLIIGVHRDELDEGFFSGKTHLSQSVGIRKNKDRILYTRKLSRLGDYDKKIRGDLQAIMIKTLQSKPDERYASVQDLRHDLQHFFDKQPLSVRKPTFFYIFSKYCRRNRLKIKIGAAALIIFFIINIQHNHQLNHERNIAQKNAVKARFEAKRAESVISYMKSLIGMGNPYINDKQDLSLDKMLSTGYSNLIHTNNIESHTKAEILLTMGEVFRERGDYRKSHQAIKRALAIKLSLYPNQHEEMSSVYSQLSRTHLLAGRLDSARYYIDQALRIDTLTGPLNNRSFAENLEQLANVLYHESRYQRAMNIYHHVFRNLNTFATDNRKHQARLFSSIGDTHHQMGQYDSARIYLHRAKNLHSQFTDSSAAYIVDDLSMLANTYLRTESLDSAEFFIQQALSKGMKIYGENSGELEYILALASRIAKKQQKYRQALSYAKKALTINTNQFGPNHIYTAQRMNTVGLVYRDFGKMKQAEHYFRKALEIKEQYYPNEKKSISIGQYNLAVSLLRQDQHKAAMKLLKKVRTFEKQIYPEDHPYRAYTLIQLARGHLELSQMGRASRNMYRAYEIVQSGLNSIHSLRGTCAEVMAEYFIKEQKWALASQYAAEGMTIYSELYGNQHWKYAYTSALKTLAEGGARGTDATDSPAYASAFDMIREDPHADPYFLGQLRNLSTYFP; translated from the coding sequence ATGGAGTTTATTCGCCATGATATTTGGGAGTCCATACAACATCTTCTTCCTGAGGATTTGGATTCCGACATAGAGGTGAAAAAGGCCCTGGAACGCGTGAAAAAGCGCTTTCCCGATTATTATTTACAGATACGGGAACTCTTTGCCAGCCACGACTCCGCCTCCAGGTATTTCGGGAATCTCAATCAGAGCATCATGCAAAGTGCGCAGCCCGAAGACCAAATCCTGGAAAAAGGCGACCAGATAGGAACATACCGGATCATTCGCCTGATATCCTGCGGGGGCATGACCCATGTATATAAGGGTGAACGATCGGATGGGGATTTCAACCAGGTTGTGGCCATCAAGGTGATGAAGCAGAACATCTCCGGTGAACTGCTCAAGGAATATTTCCAGCGGGAAAAACAGATCCTGGCCGACCTGAACCACCCCAATATAGCCAATATATACGACGGAGGCATAACTAAAGAGGATAGACCCTACCTGGTGATGGAATACATCGCAGGATTACCGGTCACCGAATACTGCGATAAAAACCGCCTTACCATCGAACAACGCATTAGACTGTTCCACCGCATCTGTCAGGCCGTTAACCATGCCCACCAAAACCTGATCATTCACAAAGACCTCAAGCCAGCCAACATCTTTGTTGATGAGCATGGCCACATCAAACTCATGGATTTTGGAGTAGCCCATATCCTGGATGAGTCGCAGTATAGCACTGTTGAAGGGATCAGAGCCTTCACGCCTGCCTGGGCCTCCCCGGAACAAATAAAAAACCAAAAGATCACCACCGCCTCCGACATCTATCAGCTTGGGCTGCTATTCTTCCGATTAATCATCGGAGTGCATCGCGATGAGCTGGATGAAGGCTTCTTCTCAGGAAAAACTCACCTCTCTCAATCGGTGGGGATCCGGAAAAATAAGGATCGAATCCTCTATACCCGCAAATTGAGCCGGCTCGGGGATTATGATAAAAAAATCCGGGGTGATTTGCAGGCCATAATGATCAAAACCCTTCAATCCAAACCTGACGAACGCTATGCTTCGGTTCAGGATTTACGTCATGACCTGCAGCATTTCTTTGACAAACAACCCCTCAGTGTGCGGAAACCCACTTTCTTCTATATCTTTTCAAAATATTGCCGGAGAAATCGTCTGAAAATCAAGATTGGTGCTGCTGCATTGATCATCTTCTTCATAATCAATATACAACACAACCATCAATTAAACCACGAGCGCAATATCGCTCAAAAAAATGCCGTAAAAGCCAGGTTTGAAGCAAAGAGAGCCGAAAGCGTCATCTCCTATATGAAAAGCCTCATCGGAATGGGGAACCCCTATATCAATGACAAGCAGGATCTCAGCCTCGATAAAATGCTCTCCACCGGTTACAGCAACTTAATCCACACCAACAATATAGAATCACACACCAAAGCAGAAATACTGCTCACCATGGGCGAGGTGTTCCGGGAAAGGGGAGATTACAGAAAAAGCCACCAGGCCATCAAACGGGCACTGGCCATTAAGCTTTCCCTATACCCCAACCAGCATGAGGAGATGAGCAGCGTTTATTCCCAGCTCTCCAGGACCCACCTCCTTGCGGGCCGGCTCGACAGCGCCAGGTATTACATTGATCAGGCTTTACGAATCGATACCCTGACAGGACCTCTGAACAACCGTTCCTTTGCGGAAAACCTTGAACAGCTGGCCAATGTACTTTATCATGAATCACGCTACCAACGGGCAATGAACATTTATCACCACGTGTTCAGGAATCTGAACACCTTTGCTACCGATAACCGCAAGCACCAGGCACGGCTGTTCTCCTCCATCGGCGATACCCACCATCAGATGGGGCAATACGACAGTGCCAGGATATACCTGCACCGGGCGAAAAACCTACACAGCCAGTTTACCGATTCGTCAGCAGCCTATATCGTAGATGACCTCTCCATGCTGGCCAACACCTATTTGAGAACCGAATCGCTCGATTCAGCCGAGTTTTTCATCCAGCAGGCGCTCAGTAAAGGTATGAAGATCTATGGAGAAAACTCAGGGGAACTTGAATATATACTGGCCCTGGCTTCACGAATCGCTAAAAAGCAGCAAAAATACAGGCAAGCCCTCTCCTATGCAAAGAAAGCTTTGACAATCAACACCAATCAGTTCGGGCCCAACCACATCTATACGGCTCAACGCATGAATACAGTGGGATTGGTTTACCGGGACTTCGGAAAAATGAAACAGGCCGAGCATTATTTTCGAAAAGCACTCGAAATAAAGGAACAATATTATCCCAATGAAAAAAAATCCATCTCCATCGGACAATACAACCTGGCTGTTTCCCTGCTCAGACAAGATCAACACAAGGCAGCCATGAAGCTTTTGAAAAAAGTCAGGACCTTCGAAAAGCAAATTTATCCGGAGGATCATCCTTACCGGGCCTATACCCTAATCCAGCTGGCAAGAGGTCATCTCGAGCTGAGCCAGATGGGACGGGCATCGCGGAATATGTATCGGGCATATGAAATCGTTCAAAGCGGGTTGAACAGCATCCATTCCCTCAGGGGTACATGCGCGGAAGTGATGGCCGAATACTTTATCAAGGAGCAGAAGTGGGCGTTGGCCAGCCAATATGCCGCTGAAGGGATGACCATATATTCCGAACTTTACGGCAACCAGCACTGGAAATACGCTTACACTTCTGCTCTCAAAACCCTCGCAGAGGGGGGTGCCCGGGGTACAGACGCAACAGACTCCCCGGCTTATGCCTCTGCTTTTGATATGATCAGGGAAGATCCTCATGCAGATCCCTACTTCCTGGGCCAACTCCGGAATCTTTCCACCTACTTCCCCTGA
- a CDS encoding DUF302 domain-containing protein: MKKTSILTGILMVMITIASVAQENVEKEKFYFSKTLTATMDEATQQVKASLKEEGFGIVTEIDMHKTLEEKLGKTMNTYRILGACNARFAWQTLQKEENIGVFLPCKVLVKDVGGGKTEVVAVNPSQLMEMLNNPELEGIADEVTSRFKNALEKL, translated from the coding sequence ATGAAAAAAACATCCATACTAACAGGTATCCTGATGGTGATGATCACCATCGCCAGCGTGGCACAGGAAAACGTCGAGAAGGAAAAGTTTTATTTTTCCAAAACCCTAACAGCCACAATGGATGAAGCCACACAGCAGGTGAAAGCTTCGCTTAAAGAAGAGGGTTTCGGCATCGTCACAGAGATTGATATGCATAAAACCCTGGAAGAAAAGCTGGGTAAAACCATGAATACCTATCGCATTCTGGGAGCGTGCAATGCCAGGTTTGCCTGGCAAACCCTTCAAAAAGAAGAGAATATTGGGGTTTTTCTCCCCTGTAAGGTGCTGGTCAAAGATGTGGGTGGTGGGAAGACAGAAGTTGTTGCCGTTAATCCCTCACAACTGATGGAAATGCTGAATAACCCCGAACTGGAAGGGATTGCCGATGAAGTTACTTCAAGATTCAAAAATGCGCTTGAAAAGCTATAA